The Microtus pennsylvanicus isolate mMicPen1 chromosome 19, mMicPen1.hap1, whole genome shotgun sequence genome includes a region encoding these proteins:
- the Peg10 gene encoding LOW QUALITY PROTEIN: retrotransposon-derived protein PEG10 (The sequence of the model RefSeq protein was modified relative to this genomic sequence to represent the inferred CDS: inserted 1 base in 1 codon), whose amino-acid sequence MRNKRVLRPRRRRRPRRAQNPGHPPRCEATPGRSPPTTTMATGGFDCPPPPPPPPPNNNNNNNKPKSPCVPNNNQRRRRRHGEISGESDNGFGDQQVVRPAMRNNSLHTQVELFPGYNGNFGNFGNFGNFGNFGNFGNFGNYLRSPHSPRSPRSLRSLRNLRSFRHLRDHVEVEVEPEPQHIHFRFRLEDSDDDLALQGAAAAAAPTIFFDDDCLEFLPEKFDGNPDNLNYFIAQCQTFMERSNRDFSADRIRVCFVTSMLTGRAARWASIKLERASYLMNNYRAFMMELRQVFEDPQRREAAKRKIRRLRQGLGSVAEYANSFQMVAEDLDWNEQALIDQFLEGLSDEIREEVSRHELPNTLSALIGLSIHIERRQARAAAAAAAAARKPRSEPPRALVMPQNHRQSDPTEPVGGARMRLTQEEKERRRKLNLCLYCGSGGHYADNCPAKASKNSPXGKLPGPAVEGPSATGPDRIRSPPPEASTPHLQVMLQIHIPGRHTLFVRAMIDSGASGNFIDQDFVIQNGIPLRIKEWPIMVEAIDGHPIASGPIVLETHHLIVDLGDHRELLSFDVTQSPFFPIVLGIRWLSTHDPHITWSTRSIVFNSDYCRFRCRVYSQIPPALLLPPYPPHPPFFYHVDGYRVFHPVRYYYVQNVYTPVDEHVYPGQRLVDPHIEMNPGPHSVPSGHVYSLTESEMAALREFVDRNVKNGLMIPTVAPNGAQVLQVKRGWKLQVTYNCRAPHNCTVQNQYVRMTLPNMADQAHLATYGEFVPHVHGYHHHHHHIPVYAYAGHQVMFAWHPVGRDIHGRMILTPVVITWCPHWYRHHPHPVPQYPPPQPPPPPPPPPPPPPPPPPSYSTL is encoded by the exons GAATAAGCGTGTTTTGAGGCCCCGGAGGAGACGCCGACCACGAAGGGCCCAGAATCCAGGGCACCCTCCCCGGTGTGAGGCAACACCTGGGAGGTCCCCTCCTACCACCACCATGGCTACCGGGGGTTTCGACTGcccgccccctcctcctcctcctccccccaacaacaacaacaacaacaacaagcccaAGAGCCCCTGCGTGCCCAACAACAAccagcgccgccgccgccgccatggTGAGATCTCTGGAGAGAGCGACAACGGCTTCGGAGATCAACAGGTGGTCAGGCCGGCCATGAGGAACAACAGCCTGCACACCCAGGTGGAGCTCTTCCCAGGCTACAACGGCAATTTCGGCAATTTCGGCAATTTTGGCAATTTTGGCAATTTCGGCAACTTCGGCAATTTCGGCAATTATCTTCGCAGCCCTCACAGCCCTCGCAGTCCTCGCAGCCTTCGCAGCCTTCGCAACCTTCGCAGCTTTCGCCACCTGCGCGATCACGTGGAAGTCGAAGTTGAGCCAGAACCTCAACACATTCACTTCCGGTTCCGCCTAGAAGACAGTGACGATGACCTTGCGCTCCAGGGTGCTGCAGCGGCCGCTGCTCCAACCATCTTCTTTGACGACGACTGCCTTGAATTCCTTCCTGAGAAGTTTGATGGCAACCCTGACAATCTGAATTACTTCATTGCCCAGTGCCAGACCTTCATGGAGAGGAGCAACAGAGATTTCTCTGCTGACCGTATCCGTGTATGCTTCGTGACAAGCATGCTGACCGGCCGAGCCGCCCGCTGGGCTTCTATTAAGCTGGAACGAGCCAGTTACCTGATGAACAACTACCGTGCCTTTATGATGGAGTTGAGGCAAGTCTTTGAAGACCCTCAGAGACGTGAAGCTGCCAAACGCAAGATCAGACGTCTGCGCCAGGGCTTGGGATCTGTTGCCGAGTACGCCAACTCATTCCAGATGGTGGCCGAGGATCTGGATTGGAATGAGCAGGCTCTAATTGACCAGTTCCTTGAAGGCCTCAGCGACGAAATTCGTGAGGAGGTGTCCCGCCACGAGCTCCCAAACACCCTCTCTGCTCTGATCGGTCTATCCATTCACATTGAGAGAAGACAGGCccgcgctgctgctgctgctgctgccgctgctcgCAAGCCTCGATCTGAGCCACCCAGGGCCCTGGTGATGCCTCAGAACCACCGCCAGTCTGATCCTACTGAGCCTGTGGGAGGTGCCCGCATGCGCCTGacccaggaagaaaaagaaagacgcCGCAAACTGAACTTATGTCTATACTGCGGCAGTGGAGGCCACTACGCTGATAACTGTCCAGCGAAGGCCTCCAAAAATTCAC TCGGGAAACTCCCCGGCCCCGCTGTAGAGGGACCTTCAGCGACCGGGCCAGACAGAATAAGGTCCCCACCCCCCGAGGCTTCGACTCCGCACCTGCAAGTGATGCTCCAGATCCATATCCCGGGCCGACACACCCTGTTTGTCCGAGCTATGATTGATTCTGGCGCATCCGGCAACTTCATCGATCAAGACTTCGTCATCCAAAATGGGATTCCTCTGAGAATCAAAGAATGGCCAATCATGGTGGAAGCGATAGATGGGCATCCTATAGCCTCGGGCCCAATTGTTCTAGAAACACACCACCTGATTGTTGACCTGGGTGACCACCGAGAACTACTGTCTTTCGATGTGACTCAGTCTCCGTTCTTTCCCATTGTCCTGGGAATTCGTTGGCTGAGCACACACGACCCTCACATTACCTGGAGCACTCGCTCCATTGTCTTCAACTCTGATTACTGCCGATTCCGCTGCCGGGTGTATTCCCAGATACCTCCTGCGCTGCTGCTACCGCCTTATCCTCCACATCCACCGTTCTTCTACCACGTGGATGGATACAGAGTTTTCCACCCTGTGCGGTATTACTACGTCCAGAATGTGTACACACCTGTGGATGAGCACGTCTACCCGGGTCAGCGGCTGGTTGACCCCCACATAGAGATGAACCCTGGACCTCACAGCGTTCCCAGTGGACATGTGTACTCGTTGACTGAATCTGAAATGGCTGCCCTGCGAGAATTCGTGGACAGGAACGTGAAGAATGGACTCATGATCCCGACCGTCGCTCCCAACGGAGCCCAGGTCCTGCAAGTGAAGAGAGGGTGGAAACTCCAAGTCACGTACAATTGCAGAGCTCCACACAACTGCACAGTCCAAAACCAGTACGTTCGCATGACTCTTCCAAACATGGCAGACCAAGCACACCTGGCAACCTATGGTGAATTTGTCCCTCACGTTCACgggtaccaccaccatcatcaccatatCCCTGTCTATGCCTACGCAGGTCATCAGGTGATGTTTGCATGGCACCCAGTGGGACGAGATATACATGGAAGAATGATCCTCACCCCTGTTGTGATCACCTGGTGTCCACATTGGTACCGCCATCATCCTCATCCGGTACCCCAGTATCCTCCGCCGCAGCCGCCGCCACctccgccgccgccaccgccgccgccacctccaccacctccatcctaCAGTACCTTGTAA